The Streptomyces sp. NBC_00510 genomic interval TGCTCGACCACGCTCAACTCCACCAGCACGGCCCCGGCCCTCCCCGCACGCGCGAATCAGACGCATACAGCCAAGCCGAGGCAAGCGGTGTCAAGCATCAACCGAGACAGGACACAAGACCGCTCAGCCTGTCGGGTCTCGGTTGATGCTTGACGTTTTGGCGTCGGGTGATGCTTGACGTTTGGGCTAGACGATTTTTCGTTTGTTGTACTCCCCGGATTTGCGGACGACCACTCCCTTGGTGGTGGTGCGGGGGACAGTGGTGATCAGGTCGTTGCCGTGGAAGACCTGGATGACGGTGTCGTCGAGGTGGGCGGTGACGACCTGGCGGGCCCAGGTCCGGCCGACTTGGACGCGTTGGCCTGCGATGACGAAGCCGCCGTTGCTGGAGACGATCCGTTCGGCAGTCTGAGGTGCCGGCAGTGGGACGGTCGGTGGTGGGCCTGCGGGCCGGGCTCCGCGCAGTCGGCCGCAGGCCGTGGCCGACAAGGGACTGGGCAGTGCGGCCAGCAGGACCCGGTGCTCGTTCAGGACCTGCATCACGGTGCCGTCGAGCCGGAGGATGACGCGTTGTCCGGCGAACGCCCAGCCGATGTTGACCTTGTCGCCGCCCAGGCCGACGTATCCGACCGGGTTCACGGTGCGGTCGACCTCCACCGCCGCGCCGGTGACCGGGCCCGGATCCTGCGTCCATGGACCGGCGGGCCGGGCATCACCGCAGGCCAGCAGCGTTCGCAGGTCCCGGCCGGACAGTTTCGAGGGCAGGGTCTTGTGCCGGGTGCCGTCGATCAGGACGTGCAGCCGGTTCACGTCGATCCGTAGGGTCACCGCGGTGCCGGCCAGGGCCGGGCCGAACCAGATCTGCTGGCCGCACAGACCCAGGTTTCCCGACCGGGGCACGACCCGGTCGACCTCGACGGCACCGACCTCGCCCTCGGCAAGGGGCCACGACCGCGACTCCGGAGGCGGCTCGGAGCGCTGTGTCGGCACCACCACCTCCGGTTCGCCGGGCGTCACTTCCAGGCTGGGCGGCAGCTTCACCGGCAGCGCCGTGACTTCCGTACTGGTGAACCGGCTGACCGGTGGCTGCATGTCCAGGGACTGATGCGGACGGGCAGTGTTGTAGTCGACCAGCCAAGCGTCGATCGCCGCCTGGGCGGCGGCAACATCGGTGAACCGGTCACAGTCGTCGAGGAGTTCCCGCCGCAGGGTCTGATGGAACCGTTCGATCTTCCCCGTGGTCGTCGGTGACTTCGGTTTGGTCAGCCGGTGCTTGATCCCGTTCTCCCGGCAGATCCGGTCGAACATCACCTCACCGGGCTTGCCCGAGCCGAACCGGGCCGTGAACTGCTTGCCGTTGTCGGTCAGCACCTCTTCGGGGACCCCGAACCGCTGCAGGGCCTCCCCGAAAGCCAGGCAGACCGCCCGCCCGGTAGCCCGCGGCACAACTTTCGCGATCACCACGAACCGCGAGTGGTCATCGATGCCGGTGACCACCTTGCACTCCGCCCCGCCGGCCAGCAGGATGCCGCCGACGATGTCCAGCTGCCACAGCTCCATCGCCACCGATCGTTCCCACCTGCGGTAATCCGACCTCCGGCGCCTCCTGATCCCGGGTTCGACCAGGCCGTTTCGCACCAGCACCCGATAGACCGTGGCTCGGGACGGCACCGGTGTGATCCGTTTGCGTTCCAGTTCATGCACCAGACGGCGCGGGCCCCAGCCCGGATGCGCCCGCCGCAGGTCACACACCAGCGCTTCCACCGCGGACGGGATCCGGTGCGGACACGACGCCGGGCGGTGCGAACGATCCGCCAACCCCGCAAGGCCAGCCTGTTCGTACTTGCGCACCCAGGCGTGCACCGACTGCCGGGAGACCCCGTAACGCGCCGCAACCTCGACCACCGGGGCGCCGGCGGCCACCTCCATGACCGCGTGATACCGCTGCTCGACCACGCTCAACTCCACCAGCACGGCCCCGGCCCTCCCCGCACGCGCGAATCAGACGCGTACAGCCAAGCCGAGGCAAGCGATGTCAAGCATCAGGTGAAGCCACACTGTCAACCATCAACCGAGACAGGACAACAAGACCGCTCAGCCAAGCTGTTACAGATTTCTCTACCTCATCAAGGCGCTCCCGCCGCGCAGAGCGCGGCGGCGCGCGGCCCGGCGGCTCGGCCCGACGCTCCTGCCTCCGTCCCGCTCCGGCCCGGCCACCGGCCGCCCGCCAGACGGCGATGAGTTGTTGAGGGGAACCCCGCAGTGGCTTAGGTGGTCGGCTCCACGGCTTTAGCCACCTCCCCGGTCCGGGACCCGCGCCGAGCAAGACCAGGGGGCCACTCGGACACATTGCGGGCAGGGGCAAGCCTGCCCGAGTTGCCAACCAGCGTACGGCCCCCTGATCATGCACGGCCCCAGCCCAGGCAGGCCACCAGCCAAACCCGCTCCGCCGACCGCTTGATCGCCGCAGCGTCGAGCCTACGCCGCCAGGGTAATGGGCTTGGCTGTCTGCTCCAGTTCCTTGAAGATGACCTTGAGGTGTTCGAGTTCGTCACCTGTGAAGAGGTCGTCCGGACCGCCGGGGGCAAGGTCGGCGAACGAGTCCTCGTAGAGGTCCCCCAGGCTGAGGATTCCGCGCCTGACAACCGTGTCGATGATCAGCGTCAGGAAGTCGAGCTGGCGGGAGCCGAGCTGCTTGCCCGCGCAGAAGGCCTCGAACGCCTTCTGCGCGGCCTGCCGGTCCAGCCCACACAGTCCGCGCACGAACAGACCGAGGCCTCCGGAGGAGCGCACGTCGTCCAGGTCTTCGGGCGAGGCGACAGCCTCTGCGAGGAAGATCTCTTCCAGACTTGCAAGATCGAGTTCAGTGATCTGCTCGTTGAGTCGCAGTTTGCGCACGACCGGCTGGTCCTCGTGGCGAAGGAGATAGGCCCGCGCCTTCTGCTTGAAGCGCTGCTCGTCCGTTCCCTGAGGCATCCCCTGAATTTCCGCCTCGTCGATGTCGCCGAACTCGTCGACGAAGTTGGTGTAGACGACGTTTCGCTTGACCTTGGGGTCGGTGAGCCGGGCGAGCCGGCGCATACGGCGCCGCATGTCCTCCAGCATCGGGAGCGTCACGTCGTTCCACCACTCCTCGCCCGCCACCGCTTCCAGAATCTCGGCCTGCTCGCCGACCGCCGGGATGTTGGTCTTGGTGAGCAGGTTGGAGGCGATGTCCTGGATCTTCGTGCGTAGCTTGGCGAACTCCTTGCCGCCTTCCAGCGCAGCGAGCTGGAGACCGTACGCCATCAGGTCGAACCGTTTGGCCTCCTCGCCCGTCTCCTCGTCGTCGGGACGGAACTCACTTGGGAGACTGAGCAGGTGGTCACGGATCGCGGTGTCTGCGGCGTCGTCCACTCGGTGCCAGCTGCCGAACTCGCCGAAGACCTCGATCTCCCGGCGGTGCGGGCGCACCAGGAAGTTGTCCAGGTTCATGCCGGTGACGGTCCGGTGCAGCCGGTGCGCCAGCGACCAGCGGATCTCGGCTTCGGTACCGATCGCATCGGGACCGGAGTCGCGTGCCGGATCGGGCTGCTGCCGCTTGTCCAGGACCCGGACCAGGTCGAGTTGGCGCTGCAGGAGCTGTTCGGTGAGGGTGACGGCCCTGCGCCCCTCCGACCGGTCGAGTTGGCTGTTGAAGAAGTCGATGTTGCCGCAGAAGTCGAAGACGTAGAAGTTCTGTTTGTTGTGCTCGGGGTTGTCTGGGTCGGGGCCGTAGAGACCGGGGCGCAGGCGGGTTCCGCGGCCGATCATCTGCCAGAACTTGGTCTTGGAAAAGACCGGCTTGGCGAAGACCAGATTCACTACCTCGGGCACGTCAATACCCGTGTCGAGCATGTCGACGGAGATGGCGATGTCGGGGGCATTCGGAGGGTTCTTCGGGTTGGAGAAGTCGTCGATGAGGGACTGGGCGTACGTCTCCTTGTACGTGATCACCCTCGCGGCGTGGCCGGCGCCCTGTGGATAGTTGAAGTTGTAGCGCTCTTCGATGTACCGGGCGTGGTCGTTGTTCTTCGCGAAGATGATCGTCTTGCCGAGCCGGTCCCCACCCTCAACGCGGTGACCGCGCGTCATCAGCGTCTGCAGCATCTTGTCCACGGTGTCCTCGTTGAAGAGGTACTTGTTCATATCGTGGCGGCCCACCGCGTCCGGGATGTCACCGTCCTCGGTCCACTCCTTGGCGTCCCACTCGGCCTTCTCCTCCTCGGAGAGGTCGGCGTAGCGAATGCCGTGTTCCATGAACTTCAGCGGCACCTTCACCGCCTTGGGAAGGACGAGATAGCCCTCGGCGGCGGCTTCCTGAAGGTCGTAGGAATCGGTCGGGACCCCGTCCTCCATGGCGAACAGCTTGTACGTGTTGTGATCGATCTCGTCCTTGGGC includes:
- a CDS encoding IS481 family transposase, whose translation is MSVVEQRYHAVMEVAAGAPVVEVAARYGVSRQSVHAWVRKYEQAGLAGLADRSHRPASCPHRIPSAVEALVCDLRRAHPGWGPRRLVHELERKRITPVPSRATVYRVLVRNGLVEPGIRRRRRSDYRRWERSVAMELWQLDIVGGILLAGGAECKVVTGIDDHSRFVVIAKVVPRATGRAVCLAFGEALQRFGVPEEVLTDNGKQFTARFGSGKPGEVMFDRICRENGIKHRLTKPKSPTTTGKIERFHQTLRRELLDDCDRFTDVAAAQAAIDAWLVDYNTARPHQSLDMQPPVSRFTSTEVTALPVKLPPSLEVTPGEPEVVVPTQRSEPPPESRSWPLAEGEVGAVEVDRVVPRSGNLGLCGQQIWFGPALAGTAVTLRIDVNRLHVLIDGTRHKTLPSKLSGRDLRTLLACGDARPAGPWTQDPGPVTGAAVEVDRTVNPVGYVGLGGDKVNIGWAFAGQRVILRLDGTVMQVLNEHRVLLAALPSPLSATACGRLRGARPAGPPPTVPLPAPQTAERIVSSNGGFVIAGQRVQVGRTWARQVVTAHLDDTVIQVFHGNDLITTVPRTTTKGVVVRKSGEYNKRKIV
- a CDS encoding DEAD/DEAH box helicase family protein produces the protein MGNEQNSDDQGQDKQARDRAAADSVSRAATGNFAFLLAEWPALYDEATRAERLIHHDPRTACFYARRAIEIAARWMYDKDSSLSEPYKKDLAAMLHEPSFRQLVGPMVNAKMDLIRRHGNNAVHKAAPVPRAVAEASVKELFHSLYWFARTYTRQPAALPPAGLEFDTSAIPRPLSPQARALKQAELKAKEAEDAARFKAQAEQLAAERAQNAKLARQLEELKAQIAAAKAANQSVQDTHDYDEQATRDAFIDLLLKEAGWDLLAPGKDTEYPIATGMPTKSGKGYVDYVLWGDDGKPLAVVEAKRTRRDARDGQQQAKLYADALEKQFNRRPVIFYTNGYETYLWDDGLGYPPRQVQGFFTKDELHWHIRQRAGRLSLTATPVNEKIAGRPYQLRAIKRVGETFERDRGRQALLVMATGTGKTRTTVALVDQLMKAGWAQRVLFLADRQALVAQAMKAFKENLPNTPAASLLDDKAASARVYLSTYQTMMKQIDVTDSAGRRRFGPGHFDLIVIDEAHRSVYAKYGELFRYFDSLLLGLTATPKDEIDHNTYKLFAMEDGVPTDSYDLQEAAAEGYLVLPKAVKVPLKFMEHGIRYADLSEEEKAEWDAKEWTEDGDIPDAVGRHDMNKYLFNEDTVDKMLQTLMTRGHRVEGGDRLGKTIIFAKNNDHARYIEERYNFNYPQGAGHAARVITYKETYAQSLIDDFSNPKNPPNAPDIAISVDMLDTGIDVPEVVNLVFAKPVFSKTKFWQMIGRGTRLRPGLYGPDPDNPEHNKQNFYVFDFCGNIDFFNSQLDRSEGRRAVTLTEQLLQRQLDLVRVLDKRQQPDPARDSGPDAIGTEAEIRWSLAHRLHRTVTGMNLDNFLVRPHRREIEVFGEFGSWHRVDDAADTAIRDHLLSLPSEFRPDDEETGEEAKRFDLMAYGLQLAALEGGKEFAKLRTKIQDIASNLLTKTNIPAVGEQAEILEAVAGEEWWNDVTLPMLEDMRRRMRRLARLTDPKVKRNVVYTNFVDEFGDIDEAEIQGMPQGTDEQRFKQKARAYLLRHEDQPVVRKLRLNEQITELDLASLEEIFLAEAVASPEDLDDVRSSGGLGLFVRGLCGLDRQAAQKAFEAFCAGKQLGSRQLDFLTLIIDTVVRRGILSLGDLYEDSFADLAPGGPDDLFTGDELEHLKVIFKELEQTAKPITLAA